Proteins co-encoded in one Arthrobacter globiformis genomic window:
- a CDS encoding Na(+)/H(+) antiporter subunit C, with protein MTVNLTLLTVMGALYACGIYLILERSLTRVLLGLMLLTNATNLLILATGGYAGLAPFFSKDTDPGSYNDPLPQALILTSIVISFAVTAFMLGIIYRTWVLARQDDIQDDIEDRRVAETPSFDAEDDAVIPVETSEFPLPVRGPDRSAAADPTAVVEAGGRTLLAEHAALEEKPGSGNITGADTDTDTDGGAK; from the coding sequence ATGACAGTTAACCTGACCCTGCTGACCGTCATGGGCGCCCTCTACGCCTGCGGCATCTACCTCATCCTGGAACGCAGCCTCACGCGTGTGCTGCTGGGGCTGATGCTGCTGACCAACGCCACCAACCTGCTGATCCTTGCCACCGGCGGCTATGCCGGGCTGGCCCCCTTCTTCAGCAAGGACACGGACCCCGGGTCGTACAACGACCCCCTGCCGCAGGCACTGATCCTGACGTCCATCGTCATTTCCTTCGCGGTGACCGCGTTCATGCTGGGCATCATCTACCGGACCTGGGTGCTTGCCCGCCAGGACGACATCCAGGACGACATCGAGGACCGCCGCGTGGCCGAAACCCCCAGCTTCGACGCGGAGGACGACGCCGTCATCCCCGTGGAAACCTCAGAGTTCCCGTTGCCCGTGCGCGGACCGGACCGTTCCGCCGCGGCAGACCCGACGGCGGTTGTCGAGGCAGGCGGCCGGACCCTTCTGGCAGAGCACGCGGCGCTGGAAGAGAAACCGGGATCCGGCAACATCACCGGCGCGGACACAGACACTGACACGGATGGAGGGGCGAAGTGA
- a CDS encoding Na+/H+ antiporter subunit A, translated as MITVLAVHFAVAAVAPFVFRKFGRNSFYALAAVPAGSFVWLLFQHAAVYGTGALANTGAPSQTGTPAEIVPWIPSLGIEFAFRMDALAWVMSLLVLGVGALVLVYCARYFKDKDSYLGGFGAQLLGFAGAMFGLVTADDLLMMFIFWELTTVLSYLLIGYARTRLAARRSALQALMVTTAGGLAMLVGLIMVGATAGTYRISGILEQAPQLVSGPAAGTVGAAVVLILIGAVTKSALVPFHFWLPGAMAAPTPVSAYLHAAAMVKAGVYIVARLAPGFTDTAYWLPAVLGLGLATMLVGGYRALRQTDIKLILAHGTVSQLGFITMVVGLGKPDAALAGLAMLLAHGLFKATLFLVVGIIDHQSGTRDIRKLSGVFRSSRALGIVAGVGAASMAGVPLLGGFVAKESVLEAFVHFAAAPGNGPWGAVVLAGVVLGSVLTFAYSARFMWGAFAVKPGVERTPFKAIRPSFLAAPAVLSVFTIVYGLWPVPVDAWIQPYAALFTEGTHDAAAAAGAAGHLALWHGLTHALGLTAITFAAGAAMFYGRAVVDRIQSAVPPWLDADRGYQLTIGALDDVAVWITGRTQRGSLYFYLAVILSVAFVLPLSALIAANKPLPEGLYFVDPNSPLQLVAGAGIVIGALAAVRANKRFLAVLMVSVTGYGIALMFALQGAPDLALTQMLVETIILVAFVLAMRSLPAELRDRTRGKYRVVRVIIGLSFGATMVFAAIQAMGARIATPVSLEFPKLAYEGGGGLNIVNVTLVDIRAWDTFGEISVLALAATGVASLIFVRGRGDRLRTASAVAEGTVGRRHGVDKSSRDGAALALTRKFASATRDPWLVAGRTLAPERRSIIFEVVTRLLFHSMIIFSLYLLLAGHNLPGGGFAGGLMAGLALTLRYLAGGRFELREATPISAGTLLGIGLATAALSGAAPVFLGGQVFQSAMIEFWLPVFGDIKFVTSTIFDTGVYIVVVGLVLDVLRSLGAEIDEHFEERPLQQDAQESDEGSEEVPGGIPAGSTRGGTA; from the coding sequence GTGATCACAGTCCTTGCCGTGCACTTCGCGGTGGCCGCTGTGGCGCCGTTCGTCTTCCGGAAGTTCGGCCGCAACTCGTTCTATGCGCTGGCCGCGGTGCCCGCCGGTTCATTCGTCTGGCTCCTGTTCCAGCACGCCGCCGTCTACGGCACCGGAGCGCTTGCGAATACAGGAGCCCCCTCACAGACCGGTACCCCCGCAGAAATCGTCCCGTGGATCCCAAGCCTCGGCATCGAATTCGCCTTCCGCATGGACGCCCTGGCGTGGGTCATGTCGTTGCTGGTCTTGGGCGTCGGCGCCCTGGTGCTGGTCTACTGCGCGCGGTACTTCAAGGACAAGGACAGCTACCTTGGCGGGTTCGGCGCGCAGCTGCTGGGATTCGCCGGCGCGATGTTCGGGCTGGTCACCGCGGATGACCTGCTGATGATGTTCATCTTCTGGGAACTCACCACGGTCCTGTCCTACCTCCTGATCGGCTACGCACGGACAAGGCTTGCTGCCCGCCGCTCCGCGCTGCAGGCCCTCATGGTCACCACCGCCGGCGGCCTGGCCATGCTCGTCGGCCTGATCATGGTCGGCGCCACAGCCGGCACCTACCGGATTTCCGGCATCCTCGAACAGGCGCCGCAGCTGGTCTCCGGGCCGGCAGCGGGAACCGTGGGCGCCGCCGTCGTCCTTATCCTGATCGGTGCGGTAACCAAATCCGCACTGGTCCCCTTCCACTTCTGGCTTCCGGGCGCCATGGCCGCACCAACTCCCGTGAGCGCATACCTGCACGCCGCCGCGATGGTGAAGGCCGGCGTGTACATCGTGGCGCGCCTCGCACCTGGCTTCACCGACACAGCCTACTGGCTGCCGGCGGTCCTCGGGCTCGGGCTGGCCACCATGCTGGTGGGCGGCTACCGGGCGCTGCGCCAGACGGACATCAAGCTCATCCTGGCCCATGGCACCGTGAGCCAGCTGGGGTTCATCACCATGGTGGTGGGGCTCGGAAAGCCCGATGCCGCGCTCGCCGGCCTGGCCATGCTGCTGGCGCACGGGCTCTTCAAGGCCACGCTCTTCCTTGTGGTGGGCATCATCGATCACCAGTCCGGCACGCGCGACATCCGCAAACTCTCGGGCGTTTTCCGCTCCTCCCGGGCCCTCGGCATCGTGGCCGGCGTCGGCGCCGCCTCCATGGCCGGTGTCCCGCTGCTCGGCGGCTTCGTGGCCAAGGAGTCGGTGCTCGAGGCGTTCGTGCACTTCGCCGCCGCGCCCGGCAACGGCCCTTGGGGCGCAGTGGTCCTCGCCGGCGTGGTGCTCGGCTCCGTGCTGACCTTCGCCTACAGCGCCCGCTTCATGTGGGGCGCCTTCGCCGTGAAGCCGGGCGTCGAGCGCACCCCGTTCAAGGCCATCCGGCCCTCCTTCCTGGCGGCCCCTGCCGTCCTGAGCGTTTTCACCATCGTTTACGGCCTGTGGCCGGTTCCGGTGGATGCCTGGATCCAGCCCTACGCGGCCCTGTTTACTGAGGGAACGCACGACGCCGCCGCTGCGGCGGGTGCCGCAGGGCACCTCGCACTGTGGCACGGGCTGACCCATGCCTTGGGTCTGACCGCCATCACCTTCGCCGCCGGCGCGGCAATGTTCTACGGACGAGCGGTGGTGGACCGGATTCAGAGCGCCGTTCCGCCCTGGCTCGACGCCGACCGCGGCTACCAGCTGACCATAGGCGCGCTGGACGACGTCGCCGTGTGGATCACCGGACGCACGCAGCGTGGTTCGCTGTATTTCTACCTTGCCGTGATCCTCAGCGTGGCCTTTGTCCTGCCCCTGTCCGCCCTGATCGCCGCGAACAAGCCTCTTCCCGAAGGGCTGTATTTCGTCGACCCCAACTCGCCGCTGCAGCTGGTGGCGGGAGCCGGGATCGTCATCGGGGCACTCGCCGCCGTCCGGGCCAACAAGCGCTTCCTTGCCGTGCTCATGGTTTCCGTCACCGGCTACGGTATCGCGCTGATGTTCGCGCTACAGGGCGCCCCTGACCTCGCCCTGACGCAGATGCTCGTGGAGACGATCATCCTGGTGGCGTTCGTGCTGGCCATGCGCAGCCTCCCGGCTGAGCTGCGGGACCGCACCCGGGGCAAGTACCGGGTGGTTCGCGTGATCATCGGCCTGTCCTTCGGCGCAACCATGGTCTTCGCCGCCATCCAAGCTATGGGCGCCCGGATCGCCACGCCCGTTTCCCTCGAGTTCCCCAAGCTGGCCTACGAGGGCGGCGGCGGGCTCAACATCGTCAACGTCACCCTCGTGGACATCCGCGCCTGGGACACCTTCGGTGAGATCTCCGTGCTGGCGCTGGCAGCAACGGGCGTGGCAAGCCTCATCTTCGTCCGGGGCCGCGGGGACCGGCTGCGCACGGCGTCCGCGGTGGCGGAAGGGACCGTAGGCCGCCGCCACGGCGTGGACAAATCCTCGCGGGACGGCGCCGCCCTGGCCCTGACGCGCAAGTTCGCCTCGGCCACGCGGGACCCGTGGCTCGTTGCCGGACGCACGTTGGCACCGGAGCGCCGCTCCATCATTTTCGAAGTCGTCACCCGGCTGCTCTTCCACTCGATGATCATCTTCTCGCTCTACCTGCTGCTGGCCGGACACAACCTCCCCGGCGGCGGCTTCGCCGGCGGCCTCATGGCCGGACTGGCCCTCACCCTGCGCTACCTTGCAGGCGGCCGTTTCGAACTGCGGGAGGCCACCCCCATCAGCGCCGGCACCCTGCTCGGGATCGGCCTTGCCACGGCCGCGTTGTCTGGCGCCGCGCCCGTTTTTCTGGGCGGCCAGGTGTTCCAGAGCGCCATGATCGAGTTCTGGCTGCCGGTCTTTGGCGACATCAAGTTCGTCACCTCCACCATCTTCGACACCGGCGTCTACATCGTCGTCGTCGGCCTGGTGCTGGATGTGCTCCGCAGCCTTGGCGCCGAAATTGACGAGCACTTTGAAGAGCGTCCCCTGCAGCAGGACGCGCAGGAAAGCGACGAGGGCAGCGAAGAGGTGCCCGGCGGCATCCCGGCCGGATCAACCCGAGGCGGCACCGCATGA